From Anthonomus grandis grandis chromosome 20, icAntGran1.3, whole genome shotgun sequence, the proteins below share one genomic window:
- the LOC126747933 gene encoding uncharacterized protein LOC126747933, whose amino-acid sequence MRRDLKLHAYKIQLTQELKPQDHGQRRTFAAWALEQLQVDPAFARKIIFSDEAHFWMNGYVNKQNCRIWADQNPEVTCSIAMHPAKVTVWCGFWAGGVIGPYFFEDAMGNALTVNGDRYRAMINDFLWPQLDDMDLTDIWFQQDGATCHTARATLDLLHEKFNGFIISRGGDVHWPPRSCDITPLDFFLWGYVKSQVYADKPETIAALRANIIRVLGQVDAEMCGKVLENWTMRMHAVQRSRGGHLNDIIFHT is encoded by the coding sequence ATGCGTCGAGACTTGAAATTGCACGCGTACAAAATTCAATTGACGCAAGAATTGAAACCGCAAGACCATGGACAGCGCCGTACATTTGCCGCATGGGCTCTAGAGCAGTTGCAAGTCGACCCTGCATTTGCACGAAAAATCATCTTCAGCGACGAGGCGCATTTCTGGATGAACGGTTATGTCAATAAACAGAATTGCCGTATATGGGCTGACCAAAATCCTGAAGTGACTTGCTCAATTGCTATGCATCCTGCTAAAGTGACTGTATGGTGCGGTTTCTGGGCTGGCGGCGTAATCggtccatatttttttgaggacGCTATGGGCAACGCGCTTACGGTCAATGGAGATCGGTATCGCGCCATGATTAATGATTTCCTGTGGCCTCAACTGGACGATATGGATCTAACAGACATCTGGTTCCAGCAGGATGGCGCTACGTGCCACACCGCACGCGCAACGCTGGATTTACTGCATGAAAAGTTCAACGGTTTCATTATTTCGCGCGGCGGCGATGTGCACTGGCCACCAAGATCGTGCGATATAACGCCTTTAGACTTTTTCCTGTGGGGCTACGTGAAGTCTCAAGTGTATGCGGATAAGCCAGAAACAATTGCAGCATTAAGGGCCAACATCATTCGCGTCCTCGGACAGGTAGACGCTGAAATGTGCGGAAAAGTGCTCGAAAATTGGACCATGCGAATGCACGCTGTACAGCGCAGTCGCGGTGGCCATTTAAACGATATAATCTTCCATACATAA